In a genomic window of Sarcophilus harrisii chromosome 4, mSarHar1.11, whole genome shotgun sequence:
- the LOC116423528 gene encoding serine/threonine-protein kinase STE20-like, giving the protein MEKVKTVEMLQNRYQNEERIYAIPRSNKLQAAYNSGTDHQVSTDRNSDSFTYKNLDKLPLCPNGNSQSSDPFKIQTEKTSEEEKCSTFSEVSGKNVFPPKYSMQDVLIADKGQSPQKTIKTEEVKLKNYFRNTLDNWEKAVTQHSGTQVATSLAKYSNKSFPQESQNSAVGNTPESQKTKPRRNPKWTLPSQKHMIIHGLIVASFKEPSETSSPSSDRNPGSKPKSFKETSKIPSFSADKSPKTTVTSFKETAEIPSSSSDKNPRAKLVSFKKSSEISSSFRDKRAKKPQVSAKKSSEIPYSSRDRRPGKTLASFKETSPIPSSPRDKRAGKTMATSREFYEILSSSRDRRFGKTLSSPKAHSEIPSSQSGRKPGITLVSFKESSDTISPSIDKRPNTTLDSFKEGCELPSNTSQVSALGSFTEYYKVLPLPRDKQSGKTMESSTSHYELSSLPDDRSPGTTVESFKDYHDILPLPKDEKPRKTVDPSKQSSEFHSLSGNKSPGTILNSFTESYEISPLSRDKRPDKMLDRAKESSELSSSSSDRNPSLILDSSKDAPEIPLLTRDKKAWKMHTSAKESSELSSSSSDRNPSVILDSSKDAPEIPLLTRDKKAWKMHTSAKESSELSSSSSDRNPSVILDSSKDAPEIPLLSSDKKAWKMHTSAKESSELSSSSSDRKPGVILDSSKDALRFSFIQDKKAWKITLCQRSSELSSSSSDRNQCDIRLFQRCP; this is encoded by the coding sequence gaaaaagtaaaaactgtGGAAATGCTTCAGAACCGATACcaaaatgaagagagaatttATGCCATTCCGAGATCCAACAAGCTGCAGGCTGCATATAATTCTGGCACTGACCACCAAGTTTCGACTGACAGAAACTCAGACTCATTTACTTATAAGAACTTAGACAAATTACCACTTTGTCCCAATGGCAATTCACAATCATCTGACCCTTTTAAAATCCAAACAGAAAAGACCAGTGAGGAAGAGAAATGTTCCACATTCTCTGAAGTTTCAGGGAAGAATGTATTTCCTCCAAAATATTCTATGCAGGATGTACTTATTGCCGACAAAGGCCAGTCACCTCAAAAGACAATCAAAACAGAGGAGGTAAAGCTGAAAAATTACTTTAGGAACACCCTGGACAATTGGGAGAAAGCAGTGACTCAACACAGTGGGACACAGGTTGCAACATCCCTTGCAAAGTATTCAAATAAATCCTTCCCTCAGGAAAGCCAAAACAGTGCTGTAGGAAATACCCCagaaagccaaaaaacaaaacctaggaGAAATCCAAAATGGACATTACCTTCCCAGAAGCACATGATTATTCATGGACTAATAGTCGCCTCTTTCAAGGAACCTTCTGAAACCTCTTCTCCTTCCAGTGACAGGAACCCAGGGTCAAAacctaagtctttcaaagagaCTTCCaagattccttctttctctgctgATAAAAGTCCAAAAACCACAGTGACATCTTTCAAAGAGACAGCTGAGATTCCTTCATCATCCAGTGACAAAAACCCAAGGGCAAAActggtttcttttaaaaaatcatctgagatttcttcttccttcagaGACAAAAGAGCAAAGAAACCACAGGTGTCTGCCAAAAAGTCTTCTGAGATTCCTTATTCATCCAGGGACCGGAGACCGGGGAAAACTTTGGCCAGTTTCAAAGAGACCTCTCCGATTCCTTCATCACCTAGGGACAAGAGAGCAGGGAAAACAATGGCTACTTCCAGGGAGTTCTATGAGATTCTTTCTTCGTCTAGGGACAGGAGATTTGGGAAAACACTATCATCTCCCAAAGCACACTCTGAGATCCCTTCTTCCCAAAGTGGTAGAAAACCAGGAATAACACTGGTATCATTTAAAGAATCTTCAGATACTATTTCTCCATCCATTGACAAGAGACCAAACACAACACTTGACTCTTTCAAAGAGGGCTGTGAACTTCCTTCTAACACAAGTCAAGTGAGCGCACTGGGCTCTTTTACAGAATATTATAAGGTTCTTCCTTTGCCCAGAGACAAGCAGTCAGGGAAAACAATGGAATCTTCCACAAGTCACTATGAACTTTCTTCTTTACCTGATGACAGAAGCCCAGGAACAACAGTGGAGTCTTTCAAAGATTATCATGATATCCTTCCTTTGCCGAAGGATGAGAAACCGAGAAAAACAGTGGATCCTTCCAAACAGTCCTCTGAATTCCATTCTTTATCTGGTAACAAAAGCCCAGGAACAATATTGAACTCGTTCACAGAATCTTATGAGATTTCTCCTTTGTCCAGGGACAAGAGACCAGACAAAATGTTGGACAGAGCCAAAGAGTCCTCTGAGCTTTCTTCTTCATCCAGTGACAGAAACCCAAGTCTGATATTAGACTCTTCCAAAGATGCCCCTGAGATTCCTCTTTTAACCAGGGACAAGAAAGCATGGAAAATGCACACCTCTGCCAAAGAGTCCTCTGAGCTTTCTTCTTCATCCAGTGACAGAAACCCAAGTGTGATATTAGACTCTTCCAAAGATGCTCCTGAGATTCCTCTTTTAACCAGGGACAAGAAAGCATGGAAAATGCACACCTCTGCCAAAGAGTCCTCTGAGCTTTCTTCTTCATCCAGTGACAGAAACCCAAGTGTGATATTAGACTCTTCCAAAGATGCTCCTGAGATTCCTCTTTTATCCAGCGACAAGAAAGCATGGAAAATGCACACCTCTGCCAAAGAATCCTCTGAGCTTTCTTCTTCATCCAGTGACAGAAAGCCAGGTGTGATATTAGACTCTTCCAAAGATGCCCTGAGATTCTCTTTTATCCAGGACAAGAAAGCATGGAAAATCACACTCTGCCAAAGATCCTCTGAGCTTTCTTCTTCATCCAGTGACAGAAACCAGTGTGATATTAGACTCTTCCAAAGATGCCCCTGA